One Vigna unguiculata cultivar IT97K-499-35 chromosome 7, ASM411807v1, whole genome shotgun sequence genomic region harbors:
- the LOC114190918 gene encoding uncharacterized protein LOC114190918, with protein sequence MVGEAVNGRWLSGLLPVSRKSASDGKEVIGILAFEVAGLMSKVVSLWHSLSNREIMITKEWIVKSVGVKMLVSDDEDFLMELALSEILNNFESLAWSVARLSKRCKDPGYHGYEHFLHNPAQHYVHWSGWEYAWKKMERKVKKMDRFVAAMSLLSQELEVLAEREQTFRRMKANRQLHGGKLKLLEFHKRVMWQRQQVKTLRDMSPWNRSHDYVVRLLARSLFTILERIILVFGHSPIPMENQENESLTRSHSFSSLMHSSKTDSRGFSSQRFESNSKQGFEVNKTKNKSNRKKKKHQVVLHSESKQFKNIGPFIGCMSVENNSPVAKTCMTSNVKNIEDKKSLRCRRRIYFKLYMKDRLRAGECTLGFAALALHYANVIVLIEKMASAPHLIDHETRDDLYDMLPATIRSALRSKLKWYAKSTRASFHETGVAVEWSLVVSHILEWLAPLAHNMIKWYSERNFEREQSGCKANVLLVQTLYFADQAKAEAAMVELLVGLHYVCRIHGEARLRAARESAGSRVFSSDRLKKNELYNRCF encoded by the coding sequence ATGGTGGGTGAAGCAGTGAATGGGAGATGGCTCAGTGGTCTGTTACCAGTCTCACGCAAGAGTGCATCAGATGGCAAGGAAGTGATTGGGATTTTGGCGTTTGAGGTTGCTGGTTTGATGTCTAAGGTGGTTAGTTTATGGCATTCTTTGAGTAACAGGGAGATAATGATTACGAAGGAATGGATAGTGAAATCGGTTGGGGTGAAAATGCTGGTGTCTGATGATGAAGATTTCTTGATGGAACTGGCATTGAGTGAGATACTCAATAACTTTGAGTCTCTCGCTTGGTCTGTGGCCAGGTTGAGTAAAAGGTGCAAGGATCCAGGGTATCATGGTTATGAACATTTTCTTCACAACCCTGCTCAACATTATGTTCATTGGTCTGGGTGGGAATATGCATGGAAAAAGATGGAGAGGAAAGTGAAGAAAATGGATAGATTTGTTGCTGCTATGTCACTACTGTCACAAGAGCTTGAGGTATTAGCTGAGAGAGAACAAACTTTCAGGAGAATGAAGGCGAATCGCCAGCTTCATGGGGGGAAACTGAAACTGCTTGAGTTTCACAAGAGGGTCATGTGGCAGCGACAGCAAGTGAAAACTCTGAGAGACATGTCTCCGTGGAACAGAAGTCATGACTATGTGGTCCGGTTATTGGCAAGATCATTGTTCACAATTCTTGAGAGAATCATCCTTGTCTTTGGGCATAGTCCTATACCTATGGAAAACCAGGAAAATGAATCCCTTACTCGCAGCCATTCCTTCTCTTCTCTTATGCATTCTTCTAAGACTGATTCACGAGGATTCAGTTCACAACGTTTTGAGAGCAACAGCAAGCAAGGGTTTGAAGTGAACAAAACCAAGAACAAGAgcaatagaaagaagaaaaagcatCAAGTAGTGCTTCATTCAGAAAGCAAGCAGTTCAAAAATATTGGGCCATTCATAGGTTGCATGTCAGTTGAAAATAATTCTCCTGTGGCAAAGACTTGTATGACAAGTAATGTGAAGAACATTGAGGATAAAAAATCTCTGAGATGCAGaagaagaatttattttaagcTATATATGAAGGATCGGTTAAGGGCAGGTGAATGTACCCTTGGTTTTGCAGCTTTAGCTCTTCATTACGCAAATGTGATTGTGCTGATAGAGAAGATGGCATCAGCACCACACCTCATTGATCATGAAACAAGAGATGATTTGTATGACATGTTACCAGCCACTATAAGAAGCGCTCTGAGGAGTAAGCTTAAGTGGTATGCAAAGAGCACGCGTGCTTCTTTTCATGAAACTGGTGTTGCAGTGGAATGGAGTTTGGTGGTTTCACATATATTGGAATGGTTGGCTCCTCTGGCACATAACATGATAAAGTGGTATTCTGAGAGGAATTTCGAGAGGGAGCAATCTGGTTGCAAAGCAAACGTTTTGCTTGTGCAAACTCTTTACTTTGCAGACCAAGCAAAAGCTGAAGCTGCAATGGTTGAACTCCTTGTTGGTCTTCACTATGTGTGCAGGATTCATGGAGAGGCTCGCTTGAGAGCGGCACGGGAATCTGCAGGGTCTAGAGTTTTTAGTAGTGATCGTTTAAAAAAGAATGAGTTGTACAATAGATGTTTTTAG